The genomic DNA CGCGCCGCAGCGCGGCCTCGTTGAACAGGTCCAGGGGAACGCAGTCCGGGTCCGGGCCTTCGGCCAGGATGCGCCCTACCGTTGCACCTTCAAAATTGGCGCCGAACAGGAGCTGGCCCGGGTCCAGGACGCAGTGAAGGTTGCCGTCCGGCCCGATCGCGGAGGACATGGCTCGCGCCACCTTGTCCTTCAGCCAGACATCGTAGGTCCACTCGCCCCGGCTCCAGGAATAGCCGCCGTCAGCCTTCCAGGTGAACTCGCCCAGGTCCCCTTCCAGGCCCAGGCGCAGCGCGCCCACGTCATTTTGCACTTCCGTGACCGGGTCCAGCAGGTTATGGCTCATCACCACCGGCTGGGCAATGCCTCCGATAACGCCGACCGGGTTGGTCGGGTTGGCGGGGTGGACATAAGGAAACAATTGCCGGTGCCCGCCGTTGAGGTTCTCATCACGGTGCGTGAAATAGAACTCGTAGCTGGCGCTGACCGTCCCCAGCAGGCCGCCCAGGTCGAGATCCAGCATTCCGTCGCTGTACGCCTGGATGCGCCGGCGTTCCGGTATCAGGTGCTCTTCGGTCCAGTTGCCATCGAACCGGTATCCTTCTTCCGGCGCTTCCTCGCCGTTCCTGACGCCAAGCTCGCGCCAGGGAAGGCCGGTCCCGGCAAAGTCGGCGCCTGGATCGCGTACCAGGGAGATGGCCGGACCGAGCCCGTACAGGTCCACGAAACCGAATACCGGGCCGAAGCAACGGCTGCGCGTGGGCGCAAAAAGCGAAGGGTGGATTCCCCCGTCGGTCAGCGGGCGCTCATCGCAGAAACTGTAATCCTGTTCGTCCCGCCCCACCGGCCCGAGTGTTGAGAATTCTACCGCGGCGTCGATATAGCCACGATCCCAGGTCTTGCCGAACAGTCCGCTCACTGAACCGTAATCGAGTTCATCCTGGTAGTAACCTTCGAGAATAACGTCATCGAAGCGTTTCCTGGTAATGATGTTCACTACTCCGGCGATGGCATCGGCGCCGTAGATGGAGGAAGCGCCGTCCTTGAGGATTTCGATCCGGTCAATGGCGACGTCCGGGATCGAATTCAGGTCCACGCTGTTGACCTGGCCGCGGGTGCCCGCCGGCGTAAAGCGGCGGCCGTTCACCAGGATCAGGGTGCGGCCCGGGTCCAGGCTGCGCAGGCCGAACGTGTTGACGCCCGGACCGCCGGAGACAACGAATCCTCCGAACGTGTTGTCGATTTGCGTGCCGGAGGCCAGGGCGCTGGTCTGCAGTATCTCCGAGGTGTTGGCCATGCCCGCCAGGGTGGCGCTCTCGCTGGTGATGACCGTCACCGGCAACGCCGACGTGAACGCATCGCGGCGGATGCGTGAGCCTGTCACTATGATCTCTTCGGTCGCGCCCCCAGGTG from Gemmatimonadota bacterium includes the following:
- a CDS encoding TonB-dependent receptor is translated as MSLLVLFFLGLLWLPGPAAAAQDTAEPPPPGASEPEQGTDDETEEPRQAVSRTSDAAEAAPEVDEEQAVELTPPGGATEEIIVTGSRIRRDAFTSALPVTVITSESATLAGMANTSEILQTSALASGTQIDNTFGGFVVSGGPGVNTFGLRSLDPGRTLILVNGRRFTPAGTRGQVNSVDLNSIPDVAIDRIEILKDGASSIYGADAIAGVVNIITRKRFDDVILEGYYQDELDYGSVSGLFGKTWDRGYIDAAVEFSTLGPVGRDEQDYSFCDERPLTDGGIHPSLFAPTRSRCFGPVFGFVDLYGLGPAISLVRDPGADFAGTGLPWRELGVRNGEEAPEEGYRFDGNWTEEHLIPERRRIQAYSDGMLDLDLGGLLGTVSASYEFYFTHRDENLNGGHRQLFPYVHPANPTNPVGVIGGIAQPVVMSHNLLDPVTEVQNDVGALRLGLEGDLGEFTWKADGGYSWSRGEWTYDVWLKDKVARAMSSAIGPDGNLHCVLDPGQLLFGANFEGATVGRILAEGPDPDCVPLDLFNEAALRRGEIPAEAADYIRDRQKIKTAYDLWTVAFSMEGRLFDMPAGEVRAVAGMDWRNRSLNDRPPPAAVEDNQWGFTSSGTTTGDDRVIEGFTEVEAPLLSGFKVGTVSVAEELTVNGSLRYTHYSSYGSDTTWRLLFNYAVNPVLRMRSSVGTSFRAPALFHLNLAPVTGFVASRADPCDRFRDPSQD